ACTGCTCCGTCGCGCACACCATCGCCCCCGACACCCGCGTCGAGTGGACCGTGGAGCTGGAACCCGCCACGCCCGCGCCGGCTTGACCCTCGGAGATCAAACTCGGTACGGGTGATGTGCGGCGGGGGATCGGCCGGGGGGTTCGGTGGATCCCCGGTGACGCAGTTCGTCAGTCGATGCGCCGCCGACGTGTGGCGAGCGTTCGGCAGATAGGCGGCGGTGCGGTAGATTGACGGCCGTCCGGGAGATCGGAGACGGAGGTTCGATGCGGTGAGGACGATGCTTACCGCTGTGGATACGAGCGGACGGAAGAGGGGGTCGCGGGTGGTCGAGCGAGCGGATCGAGCAGGCGAGCGGGAGATGCGCGGCGGGCCGACGGTGATGAAGTTCGGCGGGACGTCCGTGGGAGATGCCGACGCGCTGCGGCGGCTGGCGGAGATCGTGGCGGAGCGGGCGGAGCTACGGCCCATCGTGGTCGTCTCCGCGATGAGCCGGTTCACGGACGCGCTGGTCGCCGCCGTGCGCCTGGCGGGCGAGGAGGACGTCGCGGGAGCGGTCGCGACGCTGGCGCCGCACCTGGACCGCCACGCCGCCGCCGCGCGCGGGCTGCTTCCGCGTGGGGATGCGGACGAGGTGGCGCGGGCGGTGGACGCGGCGCGCGGCGAGCTGGCGGACCTGCTGCGCATCGCCGCGGCGCACCCGGGGACGCGGGCGCCGCTGCACGACGAGGTGGTCGCGTATGGCGAGCGGCTGTCGTCGCTCCTGGTGGCCGCGGTGCTTCGCGGGGGCGGGCTGCGCGGCAGGCAGGTGGACGCCCGCCGCTGCGTCCGCACCACCCCCGAGCACCGGCGCGCGGAGCCGCTCGCCGGGCCCACTCGCGAGGCCTGCCGCGCCGAGCTGCTTCCGGCGGTTGAAGCTGGCGAGGTGCCGGTGATGGGCGGCTTCATCGGCTCCGCGTTGAGCGGGGCCACGACCACGCTGGGGCGCGGCGGCTCGGACTTCAGCGCCGCGCTGGTAGGAGCCGCCGTGGACGCGGCCGAGATCCAGATCTGGACCGACGTCACCGGCTTCCTCACCGCCGACCCGCGCGTGGTGCCCGAAGCCCGCCGCATCGGCCGCCTGTCGTATGCCGAGGCGGCGGAGCTGGCGTTCTTCGGCGCCAAGGTGCTCCACCCGCGCACCATCGAGCCCGCGGTGGAGCGCGGCATTCCCGTGCGCGTGTGCAACTCGCGCGAGCCGGCCGAGGAGGGCACGCGCATCGG
This window of the Longimicrobiaceae bacterium genome carries:
- the lysC gene encoding lysine-sensitive aspartokinase 3; this translates as MRGGPTVMKFGGTSVGDADALRRLAEIVAERAELRPIVVVSAMSRFTDALVAAVRLAGEEDVAGAVATLAPHLDRHAAAARGLLPRGDADEVARAVDAARGELADLLRIAAAHPGTRAPLHDEVVAYGERLSSLLVAAVLRGGGLRGRQVDARRCVRTTPEHRRAEPLAGPTREACRAELLPAVEAGEVPVMGGFIGSALSGATTTLGRGGSDFSAALVGAAVDAAEIQIWTDVTGFLTADPRVVPEARRIGRLSYAEAAELAFFGAKVLHPRTIEPAVERGIPVRVCNSREPAEEGTRIGARAEEAPQGVKAIAHKAGVTVVQVTAARMLGAFGFMRAIFEVFERHRTPVDVVATSEVSVSLSLEDREDLSAIFAELRGLGTVEVEEGNAIVCVVGEGLRSTPGVAGRVFGALPDVNVRMISQGASRLNLTFVVDESRAREVVARLHGEFFGSAS